CCAAGAATCGTAGAAGAAGTGCTATATCCGGCAATGGAGGACTTTCAGTTAGATATAATCATCGGACAGGGACCCAGTGCAAGGACATTGAAATTAACCCTTCCTGCATTTACACTAATAGGCGCCACTACAAGAAGTGGGCTTCTTACATCTCCTCTTCGTGAGAGATTTGGCATAATAAGCAGGCTTGAATTTTATGGGACAGAGGAACTAAAGAAAATAGTTATGCGCTCCTCAGCAATACTGGATGTAGCAACCGGTGATGATGCCAGCCTTGAGATAGCCTCCCGCTCGAGAGGCACACCGAGGATTGCCAACAGGCTCCTTAGAAGAATTAGGGATTTTGCAGAGGTTAAAGGCACAGGCAAAATAGACCTCGATGTTGCACAGAATGCCCTTAGTGCACTTGAGGTCGACTCCATAGGACTTGACGATATGGACAGAAAACTCCTTCTTACGCTTATCGAGAAATTCGGAGGAGGACCTGTTGGAATCGACACCCTTTCGGCATCTCTCAGAGAGGAAAAAGACACCATAGAGGATGTCTGCGAGCCATTTCTCCTTCAGGTAGGAATGATTGAAAGAACCCCAAGAGGAAGGGTTGCAACTAAAAACGCATACATCCATCTGAATGCGGACTTGCCAAAAGGGCTGTTTTAAACAATCCCATGAAAGGGCTCCTTTTGGACTGTCTTAGGGTATTACTTTATTAAGCTGATATTCTACTATTCCTGTTGCGCCTGCCTTTTTGAGCCGGGGGATGATGTCCCTGACAGTCTTTTCGTCTATAACGACATCTATGTCAAACCATCCCTTGTCAGTGAGTGTCGATATGGTTGGAGAGTGCATAGAAGGCAGGATGCTTAGCACTCTATTTAGGGATTTCTGAGATACATTCATCTTGAGCCCTACTTTTTCCTCTGCGGCTAATGCTCCCTTAAGGAGCATAACAATGGTTTCAATCTTTACCCTTTTCCATTTGTCCTTCCATGCCTTTTTATTTGCAATGAGTCTTGTGCTTGACTGAAGTATTGTCTCGACGATACGGAGGTTGTTTGCCTTGAGCGAGGCGCCTGTTTCTGTAAGCTCGACAATGGCATCTGCAAGATGTGGTGGCTTGACCTCGGTTGCACCCCATGAGAAGTCCACCTCTGCACGAATACCTCTTTCCTTTAAGTATCTCTTTGTGAAGCCTACAAGCTCTGTTGCTATGCGTTTTCCAGCAAGGTCTTTAAGAGCCTTTATCTTTGAGTCATTCGGGACTGCTACGACCCACTTAACAGGGTTTAGTCCTTCTTTTGCATATATTAGCTCTGTAACCTCATGCACATTGGCATTGCCCTCTAATATCCAGTCTTTTCCTGTTAGTCCGCAATCAAGTATTCCCTTTTCCACATAACCTGCCATCTCCTGTGCCCTGATGAGCACTGCATTAATCTCAGGGTCATCGAATTGAGGATAGTAACTGCGGGCTGACACAGAGATGTGATAGCCGGCTTTTCTGAATAGCTTTAATGTGGATTCCTGAAGGCTCCCCTTTGGAAGACCTAATTTTAGAATCTTACGCATCACTTAGAATATCAGATAGACATGGTTATTTTCAATAACAGGGGATTTGTAATATAATAGCGTATCCGTTTAAAAATGAAGGAGGAGACATGGTAAAGGTATATTACGATAAGGATGCTGACCCAAAGGCTCTGAAGGGCAAAAAGATTGCCATCGTAGGCTATGGCAGTCAGGGACATGCCCATGCGCTTAATCTTATGGAAAGCGGTAT
The genomic region above belongs to Nitrospirota bacterium and contains:
- the ruvB gene encoding Holliday junction branch migration DNA helicase RuvB — encoded protein: MKKEGKQPSTMGLHPEEEERSYEFSLRPKTFDEFVGQEKTKENLKVFIKAASMRKEALDHVLFYGPPGLGKTTLAHIIASELRVNIKGTSGPVLERQGDLAAILTNLSEHDVLFIDEIHRLPRIVEEVLYPAMEDFQLDIIIGQGPSARTLKLTLPAFTLIGATTRSGLLTSPLRERFGIISRLEFYGTEELKKIVMRSSAILDVATGDDASLEIASRSRGTPRIANRLLRRIRDFAEVKGTGKIDLDVAQNALSALEVDSIGLDDMDRKLLLTLIEKFGGGPVGIDTLSASLREEKDTIEDVCEPFLLQVGMIERTPRGRVATKNAYIHLNADLPKGLF
- a CDS encoding ATP phosphoribosyltransferase — translated: MRKILKLGLPKGSLQESTLKLFRKAGYHISVSARSYYPQFDDPEINAVLIRAQEMAGYVEKGILDCGLTGKDWILEGNANVHEVTELIYAKEGLNPVKWVVAVPNDSKIKALKDLAGKRIATELVGFTKRYLKERGIRAEVDFSWGATEVKPPHLADAIVELTETGASLKANNLRIVETILQSSTRLIANKKAWKDKWKRVKIETIVMLLKGALAAEEKVGLKMNVSQKSLNRVLSILPSMHSPTISTLTDKGWFDIDVVIDEKTVRDIIPRLKKAGATGIVEYQLNKVIP